A part of Triplophysa dalaica isolate WHDGS20190420 unplaced genomic scaffold, ASM1584641v1 Contig6, whole genome shotgun sequence genomic DNA contains:
- the LOC130417002 gene encoding uncharacterized protein LOC130417002 — translation MAQAGGKLQTLDFLNDKERMRRWVKTLRTMAIRETTINHYLKNIAQFMDYVAATPPLSCRLSKRVLLSIRREVRMMLQCMNRPVTLHQMTVKRAKDGQLISKALLKKCREEARQKIAQIIDELENTKAQKTQFRFYGYLTAFLASIYGHRCGVFQNMTIDEVRNATKTSNTYLINVNLHKTNQAFGPAEIALSAEEYSWFDRFRAMRKELVGGVEAKLVFFYI, via the exons ATGGCCCAGGCAGGGGGCAAGCTCCAGACCCTGGACTTCCTCAATGATAAGGAGAGGATGCGAAG GTGGGTAAAGACTCTCAGAACCATGGCGATTCGGGAGACAACAATCAATCATTACTTGAAGAACATAGCACAGTTTATGGACTATGTGGCCGCAACACCCCCTCTGAGCTGCCGCCTCTCCAAGAGGGTCTTGTTGTCGATCAGAAGGGAAGTGAGGATGATGCTGCAGTGCATGAATCGCCCCGTCACTTTGCACCAAATGACGGTGAAGCGGGCCAAAGACGGGCAGCTCATCTCCAAGGCCCTCTTGAAGAAGTGCAGGGAGGAGGCCAGACAGAAAATTGCCCAAATTATCG ATGAGCTGGAAAATACCAAGGCGCAGAAGACCCAGTTCAGATTTTATGGGTATTTGACAGCGTTCCTGGCCTCGATCTATGGTCACCGCTGCGGGGTCTTCCAAAATATGACCATAGATGAGGTCAGGAACGCGACCAAGACATCAAATACTTACCTCATCAAT GTCAACTTGCACAAGACCAACCAGGCCTTCGGACCGGCAGAAATTGCGCTCTCCGCAGAGGAGTACAGCTGGTTCGATCGGTTCCGGGCGATGAGGAAGGAATTGGTGGGCGGGGTCGAGGCCAagctagtttttttttacatctag